Proteins found in one Lysinibacillus fusiformis genomic segment:
- a CDS encoding DeoR family transcriptional regulator: MKPTTDRMLNRIKDVYMFILDKGTVSTQDLVEEFSITPRTVQRDLNVLAFNDLVTSPSRGRWTTTKKKVKLTS, from the coding sequence ATGAAACCAACTACTGATCGAATGCTTAATCGTATTAAAGACGTGTACATGTTTATTTTAGACAAAGGAACCGTGTCTACACAGGATTTAGTCGAAGAGTTTAGTATCACTCCTCGCACCGTTCAAAGAGATTTGAACGTGTTAGCCTTTAACGATTTGGTGACAAGTCCAAGTCGAGGCAGATGGACAACGACGAAGAAAAAAGTAAAATTGACGTCTTAG
- a CDS encoding MDR family MFS transporter, translated as MTLSKLFHPLVWIILGGTIFTRIASFMAMPFLAIYLHNEIQASPLQIGLTIGIAPLISTVGGFFGGYLTDRFGRKSVILLTIIVWSLVFFGFATVHVVWLFVLFNALNGLCRSFFEPSTQALMIDFTPAEKRKRLFSLRYTAINIAAVIGPIIGVYISQLSSPSIPFMLTGIMYIIYAVFLFFVLNRYQMQQPKAVTQTKILSTFTILLTNRVLLSFILGAILINIGYSQFDSTLPQIIELKIEEGAKLYSLLISLNAAAVLLLQLPISIVSERFSSTATLLVGVLFFAIGLFMFGFSTNYTLYIIAMIIFTIGEIFAFPTMNVMIDEIAPDTQKATYLGAAQFKNLGGFIGPIIGGWLLTHYMNAMFPVIAVLVLCSCIFYRTKTAAH; from the coding sequence ATGACATTGTCAAAGTTGTTTCATCCATTAGTATGGATCATTTTAGGTGGAACAATATTCACACGTATTGCAAGCTTTATGGCAATGCCCTTTTTAGCTATTTATTTACATAATGAAATTCAAGCCTCTCCATTACAAATTGGATTGACCATTGGTATTGCACCACTCATTTCCACAGTAGGTGGATTTTTTGGTGGCTATCTAACCGATCGTTTTGGTAGAAAAAGCGTTATTCTATTAACGATTATTGTTTGGAGTCTTGTGTTCTTTGGCTTTGCAACGGTTCATGTTGTTTGGCTTTTTGTCCTATTCAATGCTTTGAATGGGCTTTGTCGTTCATTTTTTGAACCTTCCACACAGGCATTAATGATTGATTTTACACCTGCTGAAAAACGAAAAAGACTATTTTCCTTACGTTATACGGCCATCAATATTGCAGCGGTTATTGGTCCTATTATTGGCGTGTATATCTCACAGCTATCCAGTCCAAGTATCCCTTTTATGCTGACAGGGATTATGTATATTATTTACGCTGTCTTTTTATTTTTTGTGTTAAATCGCTATCAAATGCAGCAACCCAAAGCTGTCACTCAAACAAAGATACTCAGTACATTCACGATTCTTTTGACAAATCGTGTGCTGCTTAGCTTTATTTTGGGAGCCATTTTAATCAATATCGGCTACTCGCAATTTGACTCAACGCTACCACAAATTATCGAATTAAAAATTGAGGAAGGTGCGAAACTTTATTCGTTATTAATCTCTCTCAATGCAGCGGCTGTGTTACTACTACAATTACCAATTAGTATAGTATCAGAGCGCTTTTCATCCACAGCAACATTATTAGTAGGCGTACTGTTCTTTGCTATTGGACTATTTATGTTTGGATTCTCCACTAATTATACGCTCTATATCATTGCCATGATTATTTTTACCATAGGTGAAATCTTTGCCTTCCCTACGATGAATGTCATGATTGATGAAATTGCGCCAGATACTCAAAAGGCAACCTACTTAGGTGCTGCGCAATTTAAAAATTTAGGTGGCTTTATTGGCCCCATAATAGGCGGTTGGCTATTGACTCATTATATGAATGCTATGTTTCCTGTCATCGCTGTTCTTGTTTTATGTAGTTGTATCTTTTATAGAACCAAAACAGCGGCTCATTAA
- a CDS encoding GGDEF domain-containing protein, translated as MKNLRIKLLLSLIAFAVILVAVISYVNRQILIAEIEKQVSMNKVLIENHILTDMQTVDNAHFYFDNNISDKMEQELRQLKNYYLENPAVATWDLQQMKKKHGMDIYIVDQSNTVVYTTFAKDIGLDFSRCCQRFSALLDERRASGEFFTDGIDISTSTGEYRKFGYLATEDKKYLLELGLDLLNDPVFQTFNFEKTAQYLIGKYADLVEVQAINAGGVFFDDSSLKKITVKDQSKQFQKYFELAKKTMEPVEYQKALANGYLETHRFLPYEAETVRGESSKRIVYVKFINFTKMEALQKNTKQFWSLLFIALLTSFIMLLVINKILSKTIQLATFDPLTGVYNRATYIRKIDNLLRKRKMNVPGLLLIDLDNFKQVNDQFGHVEGDHILIETARILKHVVKQSGFVVRFGGDEFAIVLYDTTEQQMQHMAEAILTQIRSVEYDGHASEKWSVLSVSMGGAIYNHDEDTEMSLFERADKALYQSKNAGKDQYSSYAEVAADEGYNS; from the coding sequence ATGAAGAACCTGCGTATTAAATTATTACTATCTTTAATAGCTTTTGCAGTCATACTCGTTGCTGTTATTTCATATGTGAACCGACAAATATTGATAGCGGAAATTGAAAAGCAAGTGAGTATGAATAAAGTTTTAATTGAAAACCATATTCTTACAGATATGCAAACTGTCGATAATGCCCATTTTTATTTTGATAATAATATTTCAGACAAAATGGAACAGGAGCTTAGACAGTTAAAAAACTATTATCTTGAAAACCCTGCTGTAGCTACTTGGGATTTGCAGCAAATGAAAAAGAAACATGGTATGGATATTTACATAGTGGATCAATCCAATACAGTGGTTTACACGACTTTTGCCAAAGATATTGGCTTGGATTTCTCGCGTTGCTGTCAACGTTTTTCTGCTTTATTAGATGAACGCCGAGCTAGTGGCGAATTTTTTACAGATGGAATCGATATTTCAACATCGACAGGAGAATACCGGAAATTTGGCTATCTGGCAACAGAGGATAAAAAATATCTGCTTGAGTTAGGTTTAGACTTACTGAATGATCCTGTTTTTCAAACCTTTAATTTTGAAAAAACTGCACAGTACTTGATTGGTAAATATGCTGATTTAGTAGAAGTGCAAGCGATTAATGCAGGGGGAGTTTTCTTTGATGATTCGTCGTTGAAGAAGATTACTGTAAAAGATCAATCCAAACAGTTCCAAAAATACTTTGAGCTGGCAAAGAAAACAATGGAGCCAGTTGAGTATCAAAAGGCTTTAGCCAATGGTTATCTAGAAACACATCGTTTTCTGCCTTATGAAGCAGAGACAGTGAGAGGGGAGTCTTCAAAAAGAATTGTCTATGTGAAATTTATCAATTTCACTAAAATGGAAGCACTCCAAAAAAATACGAAACAATTTTGGAGCTTACTGTTCATCGCCTTACTAACATCCTTTATTATGCTGCTCGTCATTAATAAAATTTTATCTAAAACAATACAGCTAGCTACTTTCGATCCGTTAACTGGTGTCTATAACCGTGCTACCTATATTAGAAAGATTGATAATTTATTAAGGAAAAGAAAAATGAATGTGCCAGGTTTATTGTTAATCGATTTGGATAACTTTAAACAAGTGAATGATCAATTTGGGCATGTAGAAGGAGATCATATCCTGATAGAAACAGCGAGAATTTTAAAGCATGTTGTGAAACAAAGTGGTTTTGTCGTACGCTTCGGTGGGGATGAATTTGCCATTGTTTTATACGATACAACAGAGCAACAGATGCAGCACATGGCAGAGGCCATTTTGACTCAAATAAGGTCCGTTGAATATGATGGCCATGCTAGCGAGAAATGGTCTGTACTATCTGTAAGCATGGGCGGAGCTATTTATAACCATGATGAAGATACAGAAATGAGCTTATTTGAACGGGCCGATAAAGCGCTTTATCAATCGAAAAATGCTGGTAAGGATCAATACTCTAGTTATGCAGAGGTTGCTGCTGACGAAGGATATAATAGTTAA
- a CDS encoding pseudouridine synthase → MRLDKLLANMGYGSRKEVKQLLKQKAVTVDGAYVKDAALHVDPEQQMVSVFGERVVYTEFVYFMMNKPPGVISATEDLRDETVIDLLEPLQQHFQPFPVGRLDKDTEGLLLLTNDGVLAHNLLSPKKHVPKVYYAQIEGVVTEEDVEKFANGVELDDGYVTKPGKLVILKSAQQSEIELMIQEGKFHQVKRMFEAVGKRVTYLKRISMGSLTLDENLALGEYRELTTEELNGLQNNH, encoded by the coding sequence ATGCGTTTAGATAAATTACTAGCAAATATGGGGTACGGCTCTCGTAAGGAAGTGAAGCAGCTATTAAAGCAAAAAGCTGTCACAGTAGACGGTGCTTATGTCAAGGACGCAGCTTTACACGTAGACCCAGAGCAGCAAATGGTATCAGTGTTTGGAGAGCGCGTTGTTTATACAGAATTTGTTTATTTTATGATGAATAAACCGCCTGGTGTTATTTCTGCCACTGAGGATTTAAGAGATGAAACAGTTATTGATTTATTAGAGCCATTACAGCAGCATTTTCAACCGTTTCCTGTTGGTCGACTAGATAAAGACACAGAAGGCTTGCTTTTATTAACAAATGATGGTGTATTGGCTCACAATTTATTGTCTCCCAAAAAACATGTGCCAAAAGTTTATTACGCACAGATTGAAGGGGTTGTGACAGAAGAAGATGTCGAGAAATTCGCAAATGGTGTTGAACTCGATGATGGCTATGTTACCAAGCCTGGAAAGCTTGTGATTTTAAAGTCTGCACAGCAATCTGAAATAGAGCTAATGATTCAAGAAGGAAAGTTTCATCAGGTAAAGCGAATGTTTGAGGCTGTAGGTAAACGTGTAACATATTTAAAGCGAATTTCTATGGGAAGCCTGACATTAGATGAAAATCTAGCGTTAGGTGAATATCGCGAGCTAACTACAGAAGAGCTAAACGGTTTACAAAACAATCATTAA
- a CDS encoding putative polysaccharide biosynthesis protein, whose protein sequence is MSNLMKGTAILTMGMFLSKVLGLIYIFPFYAIVGEKNIALYQYAYIPYSIMLAIAISGAPIAVSKFVSKYNAMGDYQSGRKLMKSGILIMMVTGFAAFIALFLLATPIAGLVIKSEEQVFTVEQIASVIRWVSFALIVVPFMSLWRGFFQGYDKMEPTAVSQLVEQIVRIVVLLGGSFLVVIVFKGKPETAISFAVFAAFIGAIGGLGVLYYYWKKYQPEFNLLRSQSVTSTQLPMSNIYKEVITYSIPMVFVGVANPLFQLVDMLTFNGAMTSIGLAGVTDTYLSMINFMTHKVVIIPVMLATGFSMALVPTITKYFTQGEYLALRHAMDKTYQILIFITLPAVVGISLLANEIYFMLYSESEMGATILAHYAPVAILFALFQVTAALLQGIDFQKWIVFSLLSGIFVKLALNIPLIRWLEADGAIVATAIGYSVSIIINMLVLRKTLNYRSEMVVRRVMLIALLTMAMAISVLIVHKLLELLMGPVDSKFSALLFSIICAGVGAAVYGFLSLRLGLAQKLLGERLTRMMSKLGLK, encoded by the coding sequence ATGTCCAATTTAATGAAAGGTACTGCGATATTAACAATGGGGATGTTTTTATCGAAGGTACTCGGATTAATTTATATTTTTCCGTTTTATGCAATTGTAGGCGAGAAGAACATTGCGCTTTACCAATATGCATATATTCCCTATTCAATTATGTTGGCAATCGCCATTTCGGGTGCGCCAATTGCCGTCTCTAAATTTGTCTCTAAATACAATGCAATGGGGGATTATCAATCAGGTCGCAAGCTGATGAAATCCGGCATTCTGATTATGATGGTGACAGGTTTCGCAGCATTTATTGCCCTTTTTCTACTTGCAACGCCAATTGCAGGGCTAGTTATTAAGAGTGAGGAACAGGTCTTTACAGTTGAACAGATTGCTTCAGTAATACGATGGGTTAGTTTTGCCTTAATCGTTGTACCATTTATGAGTTTATGGCGTGGCTTCTTCCAAGGCTATGACAAAATGGAACCTACCGCCGTTTCACAATTGGTGGAACAAATTGTGCGAATTGTTGTATTACTTGGTGGATCGTTCTTAGTGGTTATTGTGTTTAAAGGGAAACCAGAGACAGCCATCTCCTTTGCTGTGTTTGCTGCATTTATCGGGGCAATCGGTGGATTAGGTGTTCTTTACTATTACTGGAAAAAATATCAGCCTGAATTTAACCTATTACGTAGTCAAAGTGTGACTTCCACACAGCTACCAATGTCCAATATTTATAAAGAAGTGATTACCTATTCCATCCCAATGGTGTTTGTAGGGGTAGCCAATCCGTTATTCCAATTAGTCGATATGCTTACGTTTAATGGAGCAATGACGTCCATTGGTTTAGCAGGAGTAACAGATACTTATTTATCGATGATTAACTTTATGACACATAAGGTTGTCATCATTCCCGTTATGCTAGCGACTGGATTCTCAATGGCGCTTGTACCAACGATTACAAAGTATTTTACACAGGGTGAGTATTTAGCGCTACGCCATGCAATGGATAAGACCTATCAAATTTTAATCTTTATTACATTGCCAGCTGTGGTTGGTATTTCTCTATTAGCCAATGAAATTTACTTTATGCTATATTCTGAAAGTGAAATGGGGGCAACCATTTTAGCGCATTATGCACCTGTTGCGATTTTATTTGCGTTATTCCAAGTTACAGCAGCCTTACTTCAAGGAATTGATTTTCAAAAGTGGATTGTTTTCAGCTTATTATCAGGGATTTTCGTGAAGCTAGCATTAAATATTCCATTAATTCGTTGGTTAGAGGCAGATGGTGCTATAGTGGCAACAGCTATTGGTTATAGTGTTTCGATTATCATTAATATGCTTGTGTTACGAAAAACGTTGAATTATCGATCAGAAATGGTTGTGCGTCGTGTCATGCTAATTGCTTTATTGACAATGGCAATGGCCATTAGCGTGCTAATTGTGCATAAATTATTGGAATTACTAATGGGTCCAGTTGATAGTAAATTCTCAGCATTACTATTCTCAATTATTTGTGCGGGTGTCGGTGCGGCTGTCTATGGCTTTTTATCATTACGCCTAGGTTTAGCACAAAAGCTATTGGGTGAACGATTAACCCGTATGATGAGTAAACTGGGATTGAAATAG
- the asnB gene encoding asparagine synthase (glutamine-hydrolyzing) — MCGFIGYINGTNVIDHHQTIENMMNTIIHRGPDSGGIHSDDKVTLGFRRLSIIDLSDVANQPLYSADGNIVLVFNGEIFNFQELRADLIEKGHTFKTQSDSEVIIYGYVEYGVDFVKKLRGMFAFCIWDKKNDLQFIARDGFGIKPLYYSEHTTDGTFIFGSEIKSFLPHPSFIKELNKQALRPYLTFQYSSMDETFFKGVFKLPPAHYMLIQNGQKQIVQYWDKKFHAKEAPIEKYIEEIRSTVKESVEAHQISDVKVGSFLSGGIDSSYITSLLRPDKSFSVGFADYEDMFNETNLAKDLSDTLNIQNERRYITADECFEALPKIQWHMDEPQSNPSSVPLYFLSELASKDVTVVLSGEGADEIFGGYAWYQNSGRMQKYEKLPLGLRKTLRGMAEALPKNQYTNFLIKGAQTVEERFIGEAVVWDEVDAINVLKPAYKNAPSVKSITKRIYDEVPGDDDVTKMQYLDLNLWMPGDILLKADKMSMAHSIELRVPFLDKEVMELAKEIPSRYRVNDIDTKYVLRQAAHQELPEEWAKRPKLGFPVPIRHWLREEKYYSMVKEMFTTDFANEFFDTKQLVGYLDEHYEGKANRGRYIWTAYVFLVWYKKFFVDMV; from the coding sequence ATGTGCGGATTTATAGGTTATATTAATGGAACAAATGTGATTGATCATCATCAAACAATAGAAAATATGATGAATACAATTATTCACCGTGGACCAGATAGCGGTGGTATTCATAGTGACGATAAAGTGACGTTAGGTTTCCGTCGATTAAGTATTATTGACTTATCTGACGTAGCGAATCAACCATTGTATAGTGCAGATGGCAATATTGTGCTTGTATTTAATGGTGAAATTTTTAACTTCCAAGAGCTGCGTGCAGATCTTATTGAAAAGGGTCATACGTTTAAAACGCAGTCAGATAGTGAAGTCATTATTTATGGCTATGTAGAATATGGCGTAGATTTTGTGAAGAAACTGCGTGGGATGTTTGCTTTCTGTATTTGGGATAAAAAGAATGATTTACAATTCATTGCGCGCGATGGCTTTGGAATCAAACCATTGTACTACTCTGAGCATACAACAGACGGTACATTTATTTTTGGCTCTGAGATTAAATCGTTTTTACCACACCCTTCATTTATTAAAGAGTTAAATAAACAGGCACTACGCCCCTATTTAACATTCCAATATTCATCTATGGATGAAACATTCTTTAAAGGTGTCTTTAAATTACCACCAGCTCACTATATGCTGATTCAAAATGGACAAAAGCAAATCGTGCAATATTGGGATAAAAAATTCCATGCAAAAGAAGCGCCGATTGAAAAATATATCGAGGAAATTCGTTCAACTGTTAAAGAATCGGTAGAGGCTCATCAAATCAGTGATGTAAAAGTGGGTTCATTCTTATCGGGTGGTATTGACTCTAGTTATATTACATCTTTATTACGCCCAGATAAATCCTTCTCAGTTGGGTTTGCTGACTATGAAGATATGTTCAATGAAACAAATCTTGCAAAAGACTTATCAGATACGTTGAATATTCAAAATGAACGTAGATATATTACTGCGGATGAGTGTTTTGAAGCTCTTCCTAAAATTCAATGGCATATGGATGAGCCACAATCCAATCCATCTTCAGTGCCACTTTACTTCCTATCCGAGCTTGCTTCAAAAGATGTAACGGTTGTCCTATCAGGTGAAGGTGCCGATGAAATTTTTGGTGGCTATGCTTGGTATCAAAACTCAGGAAGAATGCAAAAATACGAAAAATTACCATTAGGTCTACGTAAAACATTACGTGGAATGGCAGAAGCCCTACCGAAAAATCAATACACGAATTTCCTTATTAAAGGTGCTCAAACAGTAGAAGAGCGTTTTATTGGGGAAGCGGTAGTATGGGATGAAGTAGATGCCATTAATGTTTTGAAGCCAGCTTATAAAAATGCGCCATCTGTAAAATCGATTACAAAACGTATTTATGATGAAGTACCTGGTGATGATGATGTGACAAAAATGCAGTATCTAGATTTAAATCTTTGGATGCCTGGTGATATTTTATTAAAGGCAGATAAAATGAGTATGGCACACTCAATCGAATTACGTGTTCCATTTTTAGATAAAGAAGTAATGGAGTTAGCGAAAGAGATTCCATCAAGATACCGTGTAAATGATATCGATACAAAATATGTTCTACGTCAGGCTGCACATCAGGAATTGCCAGAAGAATGGGCAAAGCGTCCGAAACTTGGATTCCCAGTGCCGATTCGTCACTGGTTACGTGAAGAAAAGTATTACAGCATGGTAAAAGAAATGTTTACAACTGACTTTGCGAATGAATTCTTTGATACAAAACAATTAGTTGGTTATCTAGATGAGCACTATGAAGGGAAAGCAAATCGTGGTCGTTATATTTGGACGGCTTATGTATTCCTAGTATGGTATAAAAAGTTCTTTGTGGACATGGTATAA
- a CDS encoding NAD(P)/FAD-dependent oxidoreductase produces the protein MYDVIVIGGGPSGLMAAIAAGERKKKVLLLEKGTKLGKKLAISGGGRCNVTNRLPVEEIVKHIPGNGRFLYSPFTVYNNEDIIAFFEGLGVALKEEDHGRMFPVSNRAQDVVDALIRQLQRLHIEVRLHTAVSKLLMDEDKILGVRLADGSEVRSQAVVVAVGGKAVPQTGSTGDGYPWAERAGHTITTLFPTEVPVISKEDFIQDRELQGLALRDVAVSVLNKKGKTLVTHQMDMLFTHFGLSGPAILRCSQFVVKELMKTGYEPVTMRIQTLVHYNEETCLQYLNKLMKEDPKKAVKNVWKGIAPERWLLFLCERAQIDVQLTGAELSQEKIRQLARLLVNFTLTVSGTQSLDKAFVTGGGVSVKEIEPKTMASKKKEGLFFCGEILDIHGYTGGYNITSALVTGRIAGMHAAL, from the coding sequence ATGTATGATGTAATCGTGATTGGTGGTGGCCCATCTGGTTTAATGGCGGCGATTGCTGCTGGAGAGCGTAAAAAGAAAGTGTTATTGTTAGAAAAAGGCACAAAACTAGGCAAGAAATTGGCCATTTCTGGCGGAGGACGTTGTAATGTGACAAATCGTTTGCCTGTTGAAGAAATCGTGAAGCATATACCTGGTAATGGTCGTTTTCTCTATAGTCCTTTTACCGTTTATAATAATGAAGATATCATCGCATTTTTTGAAGGGCTTGGTGTCGCCCTAAAGGAAGAGGACCATGGCAGAATGTTCCCTGTATCCAATCGCGCCCAAGATGTGGTTGATGCGCTGATTAGACAGCTTCAACGTCTTCATATTGAAGTTCGTTTACACACAGCTGTTAGTAAGCTTCTAATGGACGAAGATAAAATTTTGGGTGTACGTCTTGCAGACGGCTCCGAAGTCCGTAGTCAAGCAGTCGTTGTAGCCGTTGGTGGCAAGGCAGTCCCACAAACTGGTTCAACAGGTGATGGCTATCCTTGGGCTGAGCGTGCCGGTCATACAATCACAACCTTATTCCCAACAGAAGTACCTGTTATTTCAAAAGAGGACTTTATTCAAGACCGTGAACTTCAAGGGCTAGCGTTACGTGATGTTGCTGTCTCTGTGCTAAATAAAAAAGGCAAGACACTCGTCACCCATCAAATGGATATGCTCTTTACCCATTTTGGTTTAAGCGGTCCTGCTATTTTGCGTTGTAGTCAATTCGTTGTGAAAGAATTAATGAAGACTGGCTATGAGCCTGTAACAATGCGTATTCAAACACTGGTTCATTATAATGAAGAAACATGTCTGCAATATTTAAATAAATTAATGAAGGAAGATCCGAAAAAGGCTGTGAAAAATGTTTGGAAAGGCATAGCCCCTGAACGATGGCTCTTGTTCTTATGTGAGCGAGCACAGATTGATGTTCAATTGACGGGTGCGGAATTATCCCAAGAGAAAATCCGTCAGCTTGCACGTTTATTAGTAAACTTCACATTAACAGTGAGCGGCACACAGTCACTTGACAAAGCATTTGTTACAGGTGGTGGTGTCTCTGTAAAAGAAATCGAGCCCAAAACAATGGCCTCAAAGAAAAAAGAGGGACTGTTCTTCTGTGGAGAAATTCTTGATATTCATGGCTATACAGGTGGCTATAACATCACTTCAGCCCTCGTAACGGGACGAATTGCAGGAATGCATGCTGCATTATAA
- a CDS encoding AIM24 family protein, producing MGKFSLDEFVHKTQQDDNENDYFELETERVLEVNLNGEVWSKMGAMISYTGDIKFVRERVLEHGLGKMFKKALTGEGTQLMKASGKGRLYLADQGKKVTVFDLKNDSICVNGNDLLAFEPSIEWDIRLMRKMAGIMSGGLFNVTLQGTGKVAITTHFEPLTLLVKPGETVYTDPHATVAWSGNLTPEFKTDISFRTFIGRGSGESIQMAFSGEGFVIIQPYEEVYMASES from the coding sequence ATGGGGAAATTTTCTTTAGATGAATTTGTTCATAAAACACAGCAGGATGATAATGAGAATGATTATTTTGAATTGGAAACTGAACGCGTATTAGAGGTTAATCTAAACGGTGAAGTATGGTCAAAAATGGGTGCTATGATTTCCTATACAGGTGATATTAAATTTGTACGTGAGCGCGTGTTGGAACATGGTCTTGGCAAAATGTTTAAAAAGGCTTTAACAGGTGAAGGTACGCAATTAATGAAAGCTAGCGGAAAGGGCCGACTCTATTTAGCGGACCAAGGAAAAAAAGTAACGGTTTTTGATTTGAAAAACGACAGTATTTGTGTCAACGGCAATGATTTACTTGCCTTTGAGCCTAGCATCGAATGGGATATCCGTTTAATGCGGAAAATGGCTGGCATCATGTCAGGTGGTTTATTTAATGTAACACTTCAAGGAACAGGCAAAGTTGCGATCACTACACATTTTGAACCATTGACATTATTAGTGAAACCAGGTGAAACAGTATATACCGATCCACATGCTACTGTCGCATGGTCAGGCAACTTAACACCTGAATTTAAAACAGATATTAGCTTCCGTACATTTATCGGTCGAGGCAGTGGAGAATCCATCCAAATGGCGTTTTCTGGTGAGGGCTTCGTTATTATCCAGCCATATGAAGAAGTTTATATGGCTAGTGAAAGCTAA
- a CDS encoding L-lactate MFS transporter, giving the protein MNKNRWLIALSAIAIHLSIGGAYAYSVYKLPIVTEMGWSETKVTIAFTIMMGLAGFSAALFGSLVEKMGPRKSAMVAAVLFGAGQAGAGVAISMDSVVMYWLTYGVLSGLGMGIGYIAPVSTLVKWFPDRRGLATGMAVLGFGSGALITAPVAANLMEAVGISTTYFILGASYFTLMILGASYIAPPKPGYMPANMKAAANNGKDVVKKDLAVMSAREAVKTKHFWMLWSMHLVNVTAGIMMISVASPMAQEIVGLSVAGAAAMVGIMGLFNGGGRLIWAAVSDYIGRSNVFVIFFTAQLITFIVLPHTTNVIIFQALIFLVVSCYGGGFSNLPAFASDLFGTKQLGVIHGYLLTTWSLGGVFGPLLVSAIKNAYGSYIPVFYVFAGLIAASLIISLTLRADVRKQTALKAAQNVGDVSATQ; this is encoded by the coding sequence ATGAATAAAAATAGATGGTTAATTGCATTATCTGCAATCGCTATTCACCTTTCAATCGGTGGAGCCTATGCATACAGTGTATACAAGCTACCGATTGTCACAGAAATGGGATGGAGTGAAACAAAGGTAACGATTGCCTTTACCATTATGATGGGGTTAGCTGGTTTCTCAGCCGCATTATTTGGTAGTTTAGTAGAAAAAATGGGACCACGTAAATCGGCGATGGTAGCAGCTGTCTTATTTGGAGCAGGACAAGCTGGTGCTGGTGTAGCCATTTCAATGGATTCTGTTGTCATGTACTGGTTAACATATGGTGTTCTTAGTGGATTAGGAATGGGGATTGGCTATATTGCACCTGTATCAACACTTGTAAAATGGTTCCCAGACCGTCGTGGACTAGCAACAGGTATGGCCGTACTTGGTTTTGGATCGGGTGCACTTATTACAGCACCAGTCGCAGCCAACTTAATGGAGGCAGTTGGCATTTCTACAACATACTTTATTCTAGGGGCAAGTTACTTCACGTTAATGATTTTAGGGGCTTCATATATAGCACCACCTAAGCCAGGTTATATGCCTGCTAATATGAAAGCAGCTGCCAATAATGGCAAGGATGTAGTGAAGAAAGATTTAGCTGTTATGTCAGCACGAGAAGCTGTTAAAACAAAGCATTTCTGGATGCTTTGGTCAATGCATTTAGTCAATGTAACAGCAGGGATTATGATGATTTCTGTTGCTTCACCAATGGCACAGGAAATTGTCGGTCTATCTGTTGCAGGTGCTGCAGCAATGGTAGGAATTATGGGGTTATTTAATGGTGGTGGCCGTTTAATTTGGGCTGCTGTGTCTGATTATATAGGTCGTTCAAACGTTTTCGTTATTTTCTTTACAGCACAGCTAATCACATTTATCGTTTTACCACATACAACTAACGTGATTATTTTCCAAGCACTTATTTTCTTAGTTGTTAGTTGCTATGGTGGTGGGTTCTCAAATCTACCTGCTTTTGCAAGTGATTTATTTGGAACAAAGCAACTTGGTGTTATTCATGGTTATTTATTAACAACGTGGTCATTGGGTGGAGTTTTCGGACCATTGTTAGTAAGCGCAATCAAAAATGCTTATGGAAGCTATATTCCTGTATTCTATGTATTTGCTGGGTTAATCGCAGCTTCGTTAATTATTTCCTTAACGTTACGTGCAGATGTACGTAAGCAAACAGCTTTAAAAGCAGCGCAAAATGTTGGAGACGTTTCCGCTACTCAATAA